TGAAACCTAACTTTATCGAGTTGTTGCAAGGATATTTTTTGTTCCTTCAAATTGCCTCCTTTCCTAcaataaattaaatagaaatatttcaatttcgatTTGTAATTAGGAGCTCCTCTCCTTTTAGCAGAACGAGCAAACAGATTTCAATCTTAACTTGTAGCATTGAATTATtcttaattttagaattttaccgTTATTGttggaaattttgaaattccatTCCTGTGGTGACTCAAAATCTCTCACAATGAGACTCATCGACTAACTGAATCCTATTTTTGTTGCAGATCTTCTATGACTTGGTGCGACAAATCAACAAAAAGTCACCAGAGAAGAAGATGaagcaaaaaaagaaatcgCTGTGCCTACTTCTGTAAGGTAGATCTAGCAGAAGCCCATACTCTCCTGCATGAAACAAATTCACAGAAAAACTAAAGGGACAAAAAATCAACCAGCAACAACCAGCAACAAATCCGGACACAACCAGCGGATGATACAGGGGTTCAGGCGATCACTGAATAAAACTAAAGCTAGTTGACAAGGAGTGGGCTGACGGAATCAcaataaatagaagaaaaaagggacAAGAAACGGGGAACACACAAGAAGGAGACGTAGAACAccaagaggaagaggaagaaaaaaataaatgaaggaGGTGACAATGAGAGACAGGGCAGGAAAGAAAGTGTGGAAGATGAAGAGCGTGGAGAAGGAAGTTGAAGAGAATAAAACAGAAATAGCGGGGAAATATAAGCAGGgaggaaaaataacaaaaaaagaaactaaTAATGTTGTACATACGTTGGTCCCGGGGTGGTTCGTGTGCACGCGCAAACAAAGAGGCGCACAAAGAGTTTTTTAGTGTTAACGAGACCCCGTGACGTCGGTTATCATTATAGTAGGAGTTTTGCATTAATGaataaacaagaagaaaaagtaaGGAAGAGAGAAGACAGAAGAACACGAGTGGGgatgaataaaagaaatatgattaattaatgatagtatataaatatatatatatatatatatttaggagaaaaggatgaaaagaaaaagaaaaatgtttggaTGTGCGCGAGCGCAGGCCATTGGCCCTCATGCATCGCTCGCTGCACACTtctcttatatatatatgtatatatatataatataataattatacatagacagtacacatacacacaataaagagaaaaagaacacagacagacagagacacACACACGaatgattattattactattattattattattaattattatcgaaGCATCAAAATATTCATAAGTTATATCAACCGTTTGTTTCTCGAACAATATATGTTTTTTCTATATCTCTCCGTATTAaagcaaataataaaaaatctcTCAGTGAATgttaagaaaaagataaaaaacgaaaacaaagaaaataagCCCAGGCTCTCTGGTTCTCCTCCTCATTGCTACAACCTAGACACCTGATCtgtttttcccttctttttttataCGATCGTGTaagtttcatatatatatatatatatttaatccgtttaaaatttgattttgtttCGTAATAAATATTGTTCGAAGCGTACAAATTGTTAGACTGGACAACTTTCTGCGAACATGCACCACTTTGCCTTCTCAACCTTTCTTTAATGTCCTAAGCGTTTTCGTTGTCCTACGACCAAACTAAATTTATTACGCCTTTACGTAAAATGCTAAACGATGCTCGTGATGCATCGGCGTTTCGCATTTAGGTCTGTTTTTATGCAGCCATCGCGTGCGTTATGAAAACACAAGCCATAATGCGGCCGATCGAGCGCAAAATGGAATTAATTGAACGAAGAACAGACTATATTACACGATTCATCTATCAAGAAGATAACACAAACCAGGACGCCCTAAACTCATCAACGTTTGTATAGAAGAGGCTCCATCGTACGCATGCAAAGGAAACCTAAATAATTCATCGACTACAATTCCAAGCACCAGAACATCGTGACAACAGCGAATCCACTTAGAACAACCCCATAAGAAGCTTTCCTCCACGCGGTGGAGTGACTGGTCATGTTGCAACAATTATTCATCGTCTCTTTAAGAATCATCGGATAATATTCGTTCCAGAAAGCCAGCGCTTTGTAATCAATAACATTGGAATCGCTCATATCGAGGTTCCTATCGATGATTAAGATTCCAGGATCTTCTTCGGTGTACGATTCCCATTTAACAATTCCTGGATTGCCATTCTTGGCGAAATTACCCAGCATCCCCATTACTACCTCGGCCATTTTTTTGTCGGCGAAATTCCATTGAACAGGGCTGTTAGTCATTTGGGGAAGTCCCCAGAAAAATGGAAGCTCAAACATGTGTGGAACCCCGGCCCATTCAGGCACATCCTTGATGACAGACTGAGTCTTGGACCTGTAGTCAAACCTGTAAACATACGCCAGCTTTTCCTTGGACACCTTACCAGCCAACAGAGTGAGCCCAGCTGCGTATTTCTTCTCCGTTTGCAGATCCAAGTACCTGTCCCGAAGGTTACCTTGATCCTTGCTCGGCGGATGAGGCTTGTAAAAGAACAGCACCGCCTCGGCGACCATTTCTGGTTTCAGTTCGCAGGTACTGTTATCTTCCTGGACCAATGATACAAACTCGTCAGTGATCATCATCTCGAAATTTCTATAAGAAAGCTTTCCATCCAAGTCCCCCTTGTCTAGGGACTCTATATAGGCCAACGCCTGTTCATTATTGGTGTAACCGACGATTAAAGGAACGGAGTTCAAAGTGCCACTGTCTAATATGTCTTTTGGATGCATAGGTAGAAACGGTTCCGTGGAGTTGTTTGTCTCGTAGTCAACGATGGGACCCCAGGTTTCGATAGAGGAAGTTAGATCGACCAAGGCGGTCACGTTTACTCGACGAAGACACTCCATCAGCGCTGACGTTGGTCGTCGATAACAACCAAACGTATCGGTGACGATGTCGACCACTGGTAATTCATTTTGAGGCGAGCCAACCGAGCTCACCGCGTCTCCGCTCATGGCGATGGCTTTGGAGAATTTGCCTCTGCTCAGAGGACTCACCAGGTGTAAGCCCACACTTATAGCACCGGAGCTGTGGCCGTAGATCACCACGTTGTATGGAGAACCTCCGAAATGCTGGATCTTCTTCTGGATCCAATCCAGAGACGCTATCTGATCGAACATCCCGTAATTCCCTGGAGCCTCCGAATCCATGGTCGTGAAGAAGCCCAGGATATTGAGACGATACGCCACAGTGACCACCATAATCTGAGGAGAAGATGATCGATTAAATCAGTTAGCGTGTTAGAACTAGAGATTCTAAAGAGTTTTTTCTTTGAGAAATTGAGAGCGAGAGGCAATATTGTTAAACGGATAGGCTAAGAGTTTTCGAAGTTACATGTTCCTTCTTAGAGGGGTTAGGATCGTTTAACTGCGAGAGATTGCAGTCTGTATTTTCTGAACCAGTGTTTtccccgttttttttttttctgtttgttCAACTTTCTGTAGATCAGATttttgaagaaaagaaaaggagcttcgaaagagagagagagagagtgagagtgagagaaagagagagagaggttagGAATGCGTGGACGTTACGTTACGAATTAACCTATACGATTCATTCTGCTTTGAACAGTATGTTAGATAGGGAAATGTTTATAAGGTAGACTATTAATATTGTCTATATAAGATTTTCTATTATAACGTCGTTTTTACATTGCTTTGTAAGACTATAAATGAATTAGTAGTGGTTAGAAGTTCTTAACGATATAGTTAGATCACACGAGGTCCCTTGTATTACTGTATAATACATCGTTGTACGTTTCTATAACAATTTTTAAGAATCGTTAAACGTGTTCCCTCGATAACGAATTCCCGCGTtaaaataacattttctgtGGCCGTTGTTTCTGGATTAGCATTTACAGCGTAACCTAACATATGCATCATGGATGAACCCGTTGGCCGGTGCGATTCCAAAGGTCGAATTTACCTTTGTATATCTAAAGCGCACGAAGAAACACCCCTAATTTCCTTCGATTTTCTGTCGACTTTTAACATTCACTCGGATTAATTCGCAATCTGCGATTCTTTTCTACAATATGTACAGGATATAAGGTCAGAGCATCGCTTGCCAATCACAAGACGTCCTTCcaatgtaaaaataataaaacctaggcttgttaaaaaataatatctgaaaaaaaattgtaaaaaagaacacacacacacacacatttaAATTTTCGTCCCATTTACAACTTAGTTTTCTATCCTTTATTGTTAGATAATTGAAACACCCTGTACAtgtaatttcataataattgtTACATATGTTTATATGGTCATTTTTGAAATCCAGGTTATGTAGTGGATGAAATATTgtaattttggaatttttagaATCTAATATATTTGTTGAGTAACTCACTTTCTGTCTGCTGACGAAAATTGAGGCATTCCATATGGCTGGGGTGCCAGTGTTGAAATCACCACCATGAAACCACACCATCACTGGCCATCCATCGCTTGGTTTGTTCCCTACGAAAATTTAATTCCATATACATAGTATAGCATATTTACACCGTgatatgatttaattatttaaatgataaCGATCAACGATAATGATTCGTATTTTGAAACTTCtgtataatttcaaattaaaagaaCTTAATACGTTTCCCattcaattatttttttatcatagaccatagttatttttattgtttgCTATTTTTTAAGGCAGAATTAAAGTAGGGAGTAGAGGAAGCaacaaatgttaaaaatttgatTAACGTCATTTTTTGGCTGGAATTCGAGCAGTTACTGAGGCTGCATTCGTAAATTCCAAAGATCGCAAAGAACACGTGCGTTCTCGCAAGTATGCATCCGGTCAAACCGGTGAATCGATCGCGACAAAATTTGCATACCATCATTCTTCGCCGCTGATGAGTACTGAACGCCTCGGAATAACCAAATTCCCAAAAATGAAAAACActgatattattattactattatcgtCATCAGCACCATCATTGTAAATTCAAAACTTAAAAAATCTTAGTAAAAGTATAAATGTTTGGAGATGCAAGGAATTCAATGATTAGACAATAAATTGAACAATAAATTTAcgtaaaatacatatgtatacggtAATAATGTTAGGGGTATGATTGAACGTATTAAAAGTCTCCTTactgaattaattaataaagatTTGATGAATATTGAAATACCTTACGTAATGCTTAAAGAACAAATCATTGAacaaatttatatcttatagATAATTTTGCTCTTCTAATTGAGAATTATGATAAATTTCCTAAATCAATACACCTTAGACTCTAAACGAACGATCCAGAAATTCCAGAAGAGTTCCTGTATTATTTAATACCAATATCCATAATGCattcaataattataaaattaaattatattaagttgcttaaattaattaaaggtatataaaaagattaactataataactataaaaataaattataatagatCTCCTATATCAATATATTCCATATCAAAGAATTATCTGTCTATATATCGATAACTTCCAAATATCCAGGGAAAATAGCCACAATTCACGAATAACTACGAAGTCCATTTAAATGTTATTCAGCGGAAAAGTTACAAAAACCTGCATGAAAAGGTTGGATCAAAAGCACGAAGACCATCTGGTCTGGGTTACCgtttgaataattaatttcgGTGATTTCTTTCGAGGGGCTATGTAACGTGTAGCGTGTGGCCGGTTTTTGAAGCGTGCCAAGGTCGAGGAAAATTCAGGCCATTGCTCGGCAGGATGCTTTAGATGGCGCGATAAGCGTAAGCAGACGATAGAAGCATATAGGTTCGGTAACCGGAAGTTCGGCCTGGTCTTCGTTATCGGTACCTTCTGTCATGGCGTCTGAACCATCCAAAAATAACCATTCACGGGGATACGGAAGTGCCACAACGATTCATTAAACGACTATCGTGATTGCACACGGCACGAATCTTTTCCAAGTTCGTATGTGGTTGATTAGTTCAAATAGAAGAATTGATTTCTGGTTTTTGACGCGTTTGAAACAGGTCAGGATAAGAAGGATGCTTCGTAAAGCTGCATCTGGAACCAGTTTAGTTGATCATCAAATTTTCACGTATGAAATGTTAGAGATGAGGTGAGTATAATAAAGTTTGAAGATACTAAAAACACTTGTGTACTTTCATTAAGTTTGGCATATTTTATGAATCTACATCTGAAACTAGTTTGTTTACTAGAGGTTAGGTGCACTAATAAGAGGAATAGTAAGATTTGTAAACATTGTTAGACTGTAAACATTGTAAGACTGTATTGTAAAACATTTGCATACATTAAGTTTGGATTTGATTAAAAATGTATTAGTTGATTTAAGAAAATTTGTTCATTAAACTTTGATGTACTAAATGTCAGAGACTATGTGAAGTAATAAAAAATGCAGCAAGGTTTGAAGAtatgatattacaaatatttttataagtaCATCAAATTTGTTAAAAGGTTAAGCATAAAGGGTGATAAATGGggtgaaagaagaaataaaatctatGATCAAACTAGAGGTATTGAACTGTGAACTGTCTTTATTGAATGAAAAAATGCAATATAAGAAATTAAAATGTTCAATTTATCGAATTACGACTATATAGTTGTCTTTAAGCTTAAGGAGAACCTAGGAGATTCAATAAGTTCATTATATAAGTCAGGTTTAAAAATAAAGACAAGTTATATCATAGATacttattacaaacctttttatCTATGAAGTTTAATCAAGTAGTTAAACATACTAGGGACCTTCAAGTGCTATCTAATCATACATAAAACCAAACCTACCCTTAATATAATGTTTCATCTAAAAAGTTCGTTAAAAGGTCTCAGTAGAGAggaactaataaataaaatttaaccaAGGTTATACTTAAAAAGTTGGCTACAGTTCTTTAATGTATAAAAAGCTTTATTTTCCTAAGATACCTGAGACAAACTTTCTTCAAGAAAATGCTTAAAAATCTTAATGAAAATCAAGCAAAGAATGACAATTGGGGAGATTTGAGGATGGTGGTGGGGCAAGGGGTAGCCAGGACGGAGGTGGTTTCGTGACCGGCCTCAGCAGTATCTTAACATCTCGACTAACCCTAAAAGATCGCGTGCCACGACGTGCACCAGTTACTGTTACTCTTGCTCCTTGCTGTTTCTATATCGACCGGGGTTGACTTTGCGGGATCGACACGATTTCCCGATTCGCCGGCTGTCCCCTATCCTATTTTTTCCCTTTCCGAGTCGACCACCGTGACACGCGTACCTTGCACGCGTTCATTTCTTTTTAAACTTTCTACAAGGTGATTCGAAACTTTTACGATATCCCTGCTATTTCCGGTCTACATGATAGTCGAAGTGGATGTTATATTTCAATAGAGATTTTTTCTTCGCGGGTTTTTATGCAAATTGATACGTTTATAAATCTAATAAAACAAATGGAATCTAAAAGGGAGATCTATTTCGtcctactttggatattttctatatttctccATACTATGTGTATTTTgcgcatttttaaattttctataaatgcatgaaaatccaaatataatattattacctcttgtgtataaaatatttgaaaagaaatatacctaaaaagaaataaatgctCTATTCGACTGCATTCCTTGAAATTAAGGATGAAGGGTTGTATCATCCCGTTGCTTAAAACCATTTTTGTCCATGTGGTCCCAATTTATTTTTGGTTAGGAGATGCATTCGTTTTAGGTTATAATCACGTGGTTCCATAATGTTTTCTTGAGACGATCGCCATATTGAATACTACAATCACCTCTGAATCCACAAGTTAATATTTTAGATCGATTATATACTATGCGATTGTAGATTTTAGTATTTTATAAAAGCTCCCAGGAGAACGAAATATTTTAGGAAATTTCAGAACTTAATAAGCAAATATTCATTGAGATCGTTCGACTCATCCTGTATAGTATCATGTAACCCGGAACTGACTCTAAGACAGATCTTCAGATAGATGGCAATTTCTTCTGTTGCAAGAAAACGGTTGTGAATTTCTGAATTCACCTTTTCATGGAGCCATGAATTTTCCACGTTTTTCACAATAATTCACACTGCTATGAACCTGAAATTGTTTTCTAACATTATCTTTGCCCATCTCAGAATTTTCAAAGTAATCAGCCCTAGAGATCTAGACAGGATTTAATACGTTTCTAACCTCTCCATCTCGTCCATagaaagaatgaaatattttgcaaattGGCAATAATTGCTATCATAAACCTGTCCTGTATGATTGATCGGTTTCATTTATCGTTTCACATACGTGTTTCTCTTCCATTAACTATCTTGCATACCAATCTCCGAATCCTTGTTTCCTCTACTACGTTATATAATCTTGTCCTTATCTTTTCGATATTGTgactattttcatttttttattttttttttttttaaatgcttCATGAAAATTTCATGGCGCAACTATGTAAGCTAGAAAGAGGCCACAAGCAACGTCCTCGACCTATAtcgaacatttataaaattggcGACATGGTAATCAATCTCATGACTAGAGGTTTATCAAGGGTTTTCCTCGACTAAAATTATAGCGTTCACGTTTTCCATCCTAATAGCCGCTTGTTCTACCAGTGTATTAGGCTAATCTCGATAATCGTTGCGCAAGAAGTGTGTAATTTGTCATCTAGACTGTAATCTATACCAAGTAGGTATCATTGAAATCAGAAACATAACCTCCATCTGTATCGCGCTTAATCCTCTATACTTGTTGAAATCTTAAGTCttgaaaaagaaattacacAAGTTTTCCAACTGGTTAAACGGAGAAGTCTGGCAATTACGCGGTTTCGCGACTTTTCTCAATTTTCAGTATTCTGGACTCTAACCTCTTTTTACGGAACAaggaaaaaatttaaaaaatttcatttcctttCACTTTAGTCCGCTTAACGTTCGAAATTTATCAAAAGGGTTAGATTAGATTTTGTTCAGGTTTAAGGTTAGTTCGGTGTGCTTCTTTTCAGGGTTACATTGGGCTTAGGTCTGGTAACCTTTCTAACGATGAAAGTAATTTAACGTTCGATCGTTCGGACAGAAATTATCACAATAATAGacttatttccaatttttatttataattgatTAATTTTCTATCTCACGTGACAAAGATGACTGACAATTTTTACTAATACTAGTTTAAAGGAAAAATCTCTTCCTATGCGTATTGGCATAGCGTCTCTTGATCGACGCTAAAAGGAGAGGTTAGGTTACAGGATAAACCTTGGGaaatcttttcttcctttcgcgatttacgagcgcTATGATGCACGAGACATCCGAAATTAGCTGAAAATGATGCTCGTAATGCCGCTATTATCCTAGTCCTTAACCGACATCCTGAAACTACCAAATTTACGTACCATTGACACGCAGCTGCCCGCATTTATTGTCAATCGAGAAATTGCTCGATAAGTCAGAGCCTATGTTCtacgtaaaaatatatagactgttttacataaaatatataagcaAAAATTGCAGCAATTATTCGATCAATATATTGTGAATTATGAGTAGACACGTATATATTTTCTGAACGAGTAGTAGACCTATATATGGGTGAATAGATAGAGTTAGGAATGGGGGTAATGGTGACCTTGAATATTGACAAGCTGATTTTCAGCAGGTCATACATGAACTATAAAACATTTATAAAGACTCCACACGAAGTTTTCGATATCTTCGCTCTgctttctttaattaaaaacttcTGCACTTTAAAACTTGGAAACTCTTCCTGGTAATCGTAAACTGATTTTTTCaacattttgtaaattaaatagAAAGTAAATATTAGATTTTTTAGTCTCCAAATAACGTTCGACGGTTTTCGTAATTTGTGAACAAATATTTCTTCAGCTTGCTAATagagaaattactttttgcagAGAGTCTATACACTATAGTATACGCGGTGGAGGAAAATTAAGTCGTCAAAGTGCAACTCCGCAATTGAAGCATTTTGAAAAACATCGCAGAAAGCTATTTGCCAATCAGCATCTAACTTCAAAGCACATAAGCTCGAACAAGTAGGTAGTTTACACGAGTCTAATTTCCTTACTGTACAACTGAAACTGTAGAACGGCTCTTTAAACGAAACTATCGGCGTGCATACAGCGTTATTAATCGTTCACGCGTTGCTTAAAGAAGaaacaaaacgaggaaaaagaagCTAAACCTCGTCGATACACGACGACGTTCTAATCGTGGGTTTTTTTTTCATGACGAGATAACCATCGAGTCACACCACCTCGTTACACGATATGTCGTCAAAGACGAAGAAACGAGCCACTGATCATCGTCGTTCGCGTGTTAGCAAAAAAGTTCACCTTTTGTTCATACGAGAGGAAACGATTCACGTGTCGAGTATCGAAAGTTTCATCAGTTCCAACTGGAATTACCGATTACGTTATTTGTGTTTAGTAACGGGATCTCAGATATTTCGAATCTGCGTCGCTTTTGAACAGCTTTTGCTTTTTTCTCGAGAGAAACAGAAATATCGTAATTAAAAATGCCACTGCTGGATATAATTCGTTACAGTTTCGATATGATGAATAGAATATTCATTTATCGAGTCGTTGCTACTTTCGAAATCCTGACACGCTCCAAAGTTTCGAGCGGGCGCGTATGTATGACAAAAAATTTGGAGCTTAAAACTCTCGATAGATCTTGAGAGAGTCTCGTACGAGTGTTTTTAAATTTAGACGTTTTCCCATTTTAATTCGTTTTTGTCTCGCTTTCTAATTTTAACTTTCCATGTCCTTGGAAGAAAAGGAACTGGAAAGCAGGAAAaagattcaatttatttttatatcttactCTCTAACATCTTTAAAATTGTCTTCACACgttttaa
Above is a genomic segment from Bombus vancouverensis nearcticus chromosome 13, iyBomVanc1_principal, whole genome shotgun sequence containing:
- the LOC117161910 gene encoding carboxylesterase 1C; translation: MKCSAWLLFALLPRLFAVLPVANCQIVGQRIPVRQGLGREQPIVRISGQGSVAGKEVTVNSIKVVEYLGIPYAQPPLGKLRFAAPVTDPLPSWSGVRNATKFAPSCQQMTDKPKLHEQHYKRLLPVEQPDPGVSEDCLYLNIFSPDGNKPSDGWPVMVWFHGGDFNTGTPAIWNASIFVSRQKIMVVTVAYRLNILGFFTTMDSEAPGNYGMFDQIASLDWIQKKIQHFGGSPYNVVIYGHSSGAISVGLHLVSPLSRGKFSKAIAMSGDAVSSVGSPQNELPVVDIVTDTFGCYRRPTSALMECLRRVNVTALVDLTSSIETWGPIVDYETNNSTEPFLPMHPKDILDSGTLNSVPLIVGYTNNEQALAYIESLDKGDLDGKLSYRNFEMMITDEFVSLVQEDNSTCELKPEMVAEAVLFFYKPHPPSKDQGNLRDRYLDLQTEKKYAAGLTLLAGKVSKEKLAYVYRFDYRSKTQSVIKDVPEWAGVPHMFELPFFWGLPQMTNSPVQWNFADKKMAEVVMGMLGNFAKNGNPGIVKWESYTEEDPGILIIDRNLDMSDSNVIDYKALAFWNEYYPMILKETMNNCCNMTSHSTAWRKASYGVVLSGFAVVTMFWCLEL
- the LOC143303529 gene encoding uncharacterized protein LOC143303529; the protein is MWLISSNRRIDFWFLTRLKQVRIRRMLRKAASGTSLVDHQIFTYEMLEMRESIHYSIRGGGKLSRQSATPQLKHFEKHRRKLFANQHLTSKHISSNKLNIGKFAK